Genomic window (Syntrophaceae bacterium):
GGGATCAAACTCTGCGCCCAGGCTTTTTCCAAAGACGTGAAGAAGCTGTCCTGCTGTTCCGCCTGAGACAGCGGGCTGGGAGGTGTCTCATGAATCTACATCTGAAAAAGGTCGGCCTGGCGGGATCACTGTTCACGCTTCTGTGTTGCCTGGGGTTCGGTCCGCTGATCGCGTTGCTGTCCGCAATCGGGGCGGGTTTTTTGGTCAATGACGTGGTCCTGGCTCCGTTGCTGGTTGTCTTTCTGGTGATCGGGGGCATCGGCATCGGCGTTACTTACCGGCGTCACAGACTCATCGGCCCGCTGGTGGTCCATATCTCGGGCGCGGTTGCGGTTTTCATGTTCACATTCGTCCTGTTTGTCACGCCTCTCGTCTGGCTGGGCGTCGCCGGACTTATCGCTGCTTCGCTGTGGGATTTCGCCCTCGGCAGGCGGGTTCATTGATTGAACTGTCCTGAACACATAAGGGGGCAGGACCTATTTGAAGGAGGAATCGATGGAAGATCTGATCTGTTATTGCTTCAATTACACTACGGCGGACATCGAACGGGACGTCGTGGAAAATGAAAAATCCACGATCTTGGAGAGAATCCTGCTCGAAAAGAAAAACGGCGGATGCCGGCGCGCCGTCAAGAATCCGAAAGGTCGTTGATGCCTTGCCGACGTCCGCCAGGTGGTGGACAACGCGATGAGGCGAAACGGGATTACATCAAAAAACATTCATAACGCCCCTTGGGCAAAGGAATGAGGAGGTATCGCTATGAACAGCAAACGCAGAATCGAGGTTTTCAGCGCGGGATGCCCTGCGTGCGAGGAAACCATCGGCATGATCAATCGCGCAGCTTGTCCTTCCTGCGAAGTCATAGTGCTGGATATGCACAACTCCCAGGTCGCCAAGCGCGCGGAGGATTTGGGCATCCGTTCCGTTCCGGCGGTGGTGATCGACGGAAAACTTGCCGGCTGCTGCGCCGGACGCGGACCGGACGAGGCCACGCTTCGCGCCGCCGGGCTGGGTCAGCCGGTCGCTTGACCGTCCTTAATCCCATCAATACACCGGGACCGAATCAGCTCCGCTTCCAGTCGGTGCCGGTGTGTTTCTCCCACTTTCCGCCGCCCGCGAGGTCGGTGTTGAACCACTCGTCGCCCTTGGACGGGTTCGGGAGAGCAGCGTCGCGTTCAGCCTGGGTGCCGACGCCCCGGTGGATGGCCTCCCGCGCGGTGAGCCCCTGACCGAGCCGGTCCGGGCCGAGCAGGTCCCGCCATCCGAGGGCCGGTGCCCGCAGACGGGAAACGAAGGTCCGGTAGGCGGTCGCGTCCTTGGCCGCCCGGTAAAGGAGCAGCGAGCCGTCGGCGTCCCGGACCAGGCTCGGCGTGTAGCAGCGCTCGAGGAATGGCCCGCTGCCGTTCTTGAACACGGGGTTGATCTCGGACTTGCGCCAGTGGACGCGATCCCAGGACCAGGCGTAGCCGATTCCGGCGTTTCCCGCGGAGCCCCCGGAGTAGAGCATCCACCATCTCCCGTCGGGAAGCCGCTCGACATGTGCGGCGGAGACGTAGCCGTTCGCGCCTTCCCAGGGCTGCGGGTCGATCAGGCCGGAGAGGATCGGACCGTTTCCGATCAGTTTCCACTCGACGGCATCATCGGAACAGGCCAAGCCGAGGCTGTCGTTGCCGCCGGTCGAGGCGATGAAATACATGGCGTAGCGCCAGGTGAACGGTCTTCCTTCGACCGAGGTGGGCAGCGGGTTGTACCAGAGAAATGATGGCCCGTAATGGCCGCGGTTCCAGACCTGGACGCTTCCCTCGGTCACCAGGTCACCGGAACACGGGGTATCGCCCGTGAACGCGGCGGGGGCAACCGACGGATCACAGACCGCTGTGCGCAGACCGGCCATGGCATAGGGCTGGTTGGGAACGTCCGGGTTCCAGTAGAGGATGCGCAGCCGGTCAGCGGCCTTCAGCGCGCAGACCACGTGATAGCCGTTGGCCGCGATGCCGGTGACTTTTTTCTCAGCGTCCCAGGCAAAGCCGTTGTCGGAGAAAGCGCAGCTCATGCCCGCTCCGTCGCCATAATATGCGATGAAGTCCCGAACCCGAGTCCCGTCGTGGAAACCATCCACGGCCCGAAGGACCCTGACATAGTAAGCGCGCCCGGCGGTTAGAGGCAGAACCTGCGGGTAGCGGTGGTCGAACACCACCGGCGGCAGACCATCGGGCGGTTCCGCTCCGGAGGGGACCAGCAGCAGGCCGAGATCCACAGCGCGGAGTAGGTCCGGGGTCATCGCCTGGACGACGGCGGTCTTTCCGGGTCCAACCGTGCCGGTCAGCCCGGGCAGTTCCAGAATCGTGTCGGTGTTGCTCTTGATGGTGATGCTCATGGTTGGTTCCTCCCGGCCTGCGCCGCAAGCGCCGCGGCGGACAGGTCTTCATGCAGGTATCCGGCGTCCATCAGTTCCCGGTTGATCCGCCCGGCTTCGATCTCCTCACGCCGGATGAGGGCCATGAGTTCGGAGAACGCCTCCGCGGCCTCCGGCTCAATACCGTGCAGTTCCTCGATGCGCCGCATGCGGGCGTCGAGATTGGCGAGCAGATCGAGGGTGTGATCCCGCAGGATGCCCTCGCGTTTTTCCTGTGGTGACGGAATGAACTCGGTCAATCCGCCTTGTCTTCGAACGATCATGACATCCCTCCGATCAGCTCAGCGTTGCGCCGAGGGTGTGAATCCTCGGGTACACGAGGTTGTTGCCGGTCATCTCCGCTTTGTAGCGGACCTTGGTTCCGCTCGGATCGGTGAACGTCCTGGTGAGCGTGTATTCGGTCCATTCCTGGTCGATCTCCCGCGTCGTTTGGATGGACATCGGTTCCCAGGTTGACCCGCCGTCGTTGGAGGCGAACCAATCGATGGTGGTCCCGCTGGGGATGTTCATCTGGGTGTAGACCTTGGTGGAAGAGACACCCTGGGTGAGTTCGTTCTCACGGTTCAAATACGCACCCGTCGGGTCGTTGAGATAACCAATGAGGTTGACGTCCTTGTAGTTCAGCACAGGAGAGTCGTTGGGAACGTTGGAGGAGAGGATCGCCCTCACAAGCACCTGCGCCGCGAGGTTGGGCAGCCGCTCCTCCTCCGCCGGCACGATGGCGTCCCAGATGACGCCGCCGTCGGTGGAATACTCCCACACGATGCCACAGCCTTCCGGAATGGACGAATACTCGTCCAGGTTCAGATCGCTGAACTGCACTCCGGTGATAGGCTGGAAGCGGACCTCGCCTTCGGGCTGGAAATCGTAGCCGTAGATTCGCATGGTGAGATCGGAGCTGTTGAGCGGCGTCCAGGTCTCGGCGTTCGAGCTTTCCAGCAACACCCCGGCGGTATAGGTCTGCCGGGTGATGACCCCGTTTTGCCCCAGGCGGCCCAGTGTGGCGATACGCACCCGGTAGTTGGTGCTGTTGGTAAGCAGCACGACGGCATAGCTGGTGTTCGCCTCCGCGTAGAAGGGATCGTCGAAGACGACCTTGGTCTCGGAACCGAGGGTGATCTCGCTCGGGGCGATGACTTTCTCGGCCAGGATGACCTCGTTGGGAAGCCCGGTCGTGACGCCGCGAATCTGAATGGTTACGGGGATGGAAGCGTCTTTCTGCGTGAAGTGAAGCCCCACGGCGGAGATGACCCGGTTCTGCTCGAAGCTGAAGGTCTGCGCGAGCGGGTCCCGGCGGCGGGTCACCCAACGCCAGCGCCATACGGTTCGCACTACGGGGACGCGGATGATGCGCGGCGGCACCTGCTGGACGATGGTCTGACGCTGCACGATGGTGCGGTTGACCACGACCCTTTCGATGCGCGTGATGACCAAGGGATCGTTGACCTGAAGGTTGGCTTGCGCCGAGTAGGTGCCGTCGGTCATTTCGACCACGCGGTTGCCGTTGCGGACATCTTCGGGAATGACGAAGGAGGCGATGACTCTGCCTACCGCGTCGCCGGTGAGACCTGAAGCCACAACTTTCCCGTCGCAGCGCACCGTCACGCCGGTCGCGCCGGGGGTGAAGTTGGAGCCGACCACAGCCACGCCTGTCTGACCGCGCCGACCGATATTCGGCGTCACCTCCACGGCGGCGTCTGGTTTCTCGAACACGGCGTAGGGGTTGATGTTCTTGTCTTCGGACCAATCGGTCTGCTCGATGAGCACGCGCTCCGTGCCCGGCAGGAGAACGAGGCTGTCCTTGAAAATGGCGTCGCTCCCGGCAGAGTCAACATCGAGCACCTGCGGCGTGGCCGCTCGGTTCGGGGCGGCGAACTGCCGTACCTCATCGATGCGGGCGCTCCACTCGCCGTGGTAGATGTCGGACTGGGCGTCGTTCGAGAAATCGTCGGAATAGACGCCCTTCTTGGTCTGGGCGTCCCGGTTCTGCAGCTCGTTGTTCATTTGGAACTGGGCGTCGTTGTACTTGAGGTCCTCGACGTCTTTGATGATCTCGTGAATCTGGTCCATGGTGATCCGGGTAAGCCCGAAATTGAAGACCGCCAGATCCACCGAGTTCGGCGGACACTCGACGCTGCACAGCCCGAGCGAACCTTCCGGGACGATGGGCAGCTTCGGCCAGTCCGCGGGAGCGCCTTCCAGCCGTTTGATCTCGCGGGTGGTGGCGTAGATGATGTCCTTGCGTCCGATGTAGTAGTCGTAGTCGATACTGCAGTTGGAGCCGCCCACCGGCTCGTCGCCGATGCTTGTGCGGCCGAAGTTGATGATGGAGAGATTGCCGGGTTCGACCTGCACCGGGGACATGGTCAGGCCGCTCGTGTTGGAGGCGGGCGGGTTGCCGCCCACAATCTCGTCCACGCCGTCGTCGGTGTATGACGTAACTCCGGCGGCCACGTCCTTGAGCCGCTGGAAGTCCGCGCGGACCGTATTTTGCGTGCCGCGATAGATGCGGTAACCGGTCGCACCGCTGACAGGCAGCCAGGAGAGGCGGTTGATTTCCCCGGTCAGGGTGTCGCGGGACACGACCTTGGCCGAGTCGTACTGAGTCTCGCCGGTGGCGCTCTGAACGGTGACCAGGTAAAAATATTCGTCCGCCGCCGGGTGTCCCGAGCGTCCGAACCAGCCTCCGTCCACATAGTCCGTCCCTTCGATCATCTGTTTTGTGTAAGTCCAGCGGACGGTGTAGGTCGTGCCGATGGCGGGTTCGTTGCCCGAACCCAGCCAGTCCACGTAGTTTCCGGACTGCTGCCAGTCCGATCCTTCCTGGAAGACGGTCGCGCCCTGGCTCACCTCGAGGATGTCCACCACCGGGTTGGGGACGAGCAGGTCCTCCCCGCCGCCGACGGAGCCGCGCGTGATGTTGGAGACGATCTCGACAATGGCTTCGACCTGAGTGGTTTCCTTGAGCGGCGTGTTGTTGAGGGCATAGCGCCGGGTGCCGATCACATAAGTTTTCTGCTCGCCGCGGACCGACTTGACCGCCGTGGACTTGGGCACCAAGGTGGTTGTGGGCAGGTCTTTCTGCAGGCGGAACCCTTGGATGTAGGCGCGGCCCGCGTTGGTGATCACCTCGACGTTCTCGCCGTCGTTGTCGCCGATGAAGCTGTCGAGCCCCTTGACCAGATAACTTCCGGCCTGGTCGTAGGTGCGCTCAGCCAGATTCTGGAGCAGCGAGTTCAGCCCCTCGGCGGCGGCGAAGGCAAGTTGATCCTCCGTGATCGATGCGACCGTGATCCGGCTTCCGGGCAGCGTCCCAAGAAGGTCCTGCAGGTAGAGGTTCGATTTCTCACGGACAGTGGCTGTCACATCGCCGGTCTCACGGTCGAACTTGTGGAGAGCGACCACCTTGCGCTGGGTCACGTTGTTGGGCAGCGCCTCACCGCTCGTGTCGTGATCCTTGAGCGATAGAATCCACTTCTCACGTTCGGCGGTGGGTTCGCCCGTCGCGGGATTGATGAGCACGGCGTCCTGGTTGTAGCCGTAGTTGTACTTGAGCAGCTCGACATAGACGTAATCCGCGCCGCTCGTCTTGGCCGGGTCGTAGGTGAGCACCGCGCCGGGCACGCGCTCCAGACAGCCGTCGATGTAAACCAGCCCCTCGGCCACGGTGAGCACATTGGCGGCGACCGTCACGCCGAAGCCGCTTACGATGGCCCCCTCCTTGAAGAGGATGTCCGCGAGCTTCCTGCGCTCCTGGTTGATGATGTCCTGCTGCTCGTTGAGCTCCGAGTCGAGCAGGTCCCGGTCCTGGTGGTAACGGACCCGCTTGTAATTTTTCGCCGGGTCGAACGTATCGCGCGAGATGGACATGGTCTTTCCTCCTATATCTTGATGACCCCGACCAGCTCAACGCGCGTGTCCGAGGTCTTGTTGAAGTCGGGGATGTTCTTCACTTCGTACAGGTAGCCGGGATCGAGCACCTCACCGGTCGGGTTGGTATCCGGGTGGTAAACACCGTTCGCCGCATAATCCGACTGCAGCCCGGCGATGTAGGCCACGTCGCCCCCGAAGAAGCCGTACTCCCGGATGGTGATGCCGTTGGCCTCGTTTTCCTCGAAGCGGAAGAAGACGCCGATGGTCTGGGTCTCCTCGGCGGTTTCGATGTAATGGATGCCGTTGACGATGAGCGTCCCTTCCGGATCTTCCTTGAGAAAAGTGCGCTTGTACTGCTTCTTGCGGGCCCGCTCGTTCTTGAGCGTCGTCTGATCGATGTCCGGGGCGGGCGGATTGATGGGATCGGTGAACGTGGCGTCGCCCTCGCCGATGGCGCAGTGGGTAATGCCCTCGATGGGATCGCCCATGAGCAGCCGTGCGGTGAGGATGCGGCCCGTTTTGACAATGAGTCCAAGTGACATTCGTATTCCTCCTTCAGGTCTGGATCGTGTGG
Coding sequences:
- a CDS encoding DUF4815 domain-containing protein, with protein sequence MSISRDTFDPAKNYKRVRYHQDRDLLDSELNEQQDIINQERRKLADILFKEGAIVSGFGVTVAANVLTVAEGLVYIDGCLERVPGAVLTYDPAKTSGADYVYVELLKYNYGYNQDAVLINPATGEPTAEREKWILSLKDHDTSGEALPNNVTQRKVVALHKFDRETGDVTATVREKSNLYLQDLLGTLPGSRITVASITEDQLAFAAAEGLNSLLQNLAERTYDQAGSYLVKGLDSFIGDNDGENVEVITNAGRAYIQGFRLQKDLPTTTLVPKSTAVKSVRGEQKTYVIGTRRYALNNTPLKETTQVEAIVEIVSNITRGSVGGGEDLLVPNPVVDILEVSQGATVFQEGSDWQQSGNYVDWLGSGNEPAIGTTYTVRWTYTKQMIEGTDYVDGGWFGRSGHPAADEYFYLVTVQSATGETQYDSAKVVSRDTLTGEINRLSWLPVSGATGYRIYRGTQNTVRADFQRLKDVAAGVTSYTDDGVDEIVGGNPPASNTSGLTMSPVQVEPGNLSIINFGRTSIGDEPVGGSNCSIDYDYYIGRKDIIYATTREIKRLEGAPADWPKLPIVPEGSLGLCSVECPPNSVDLAVFNFGLTRITMDQIHEIIKDVEDLKYNDAQFQMNNELQNRDAQTKKGVYSDDFSNDAQSDIYHGEWSARIDEVRQFAAPNRAATPQVLDVDSAGSDAIFKDSLVLLPGTERVLIEQTDWSEDKNINPYAVFEKPDAAVEVTPNIGRRGQTGVAVVGSNFTPGATGVTVRCDGKVVASGLTGDAVGRVIASFVIPEDVRNGNRVVEMTDGTYSAQANLQVNDPLVITRIERVVVNRTIVQRQTIVQQVPPRIIRVPVVRTVWRWRWVTRRRDPLAQTFSFEQNRVISAVGLHFTQKDASIPVTIQIRGVTTGLPNEVILAEKVIAPSEITLGSETKVVFDDPFYAEANTSYAVVLLTNSTNYRVRIATLGRLGQNGVITRQTYTAGVLLESSNAETWTPLNSSDLTMRIYGYDFQPEGEVRFQPITGVQFSDLNLDEYSSIPEGCGIVWEYSTDGGVIWDAIVPAEEERLPNLAAQVLVRAILSSNVPNDSPVLNYKDVNLIGYLNDPTGAYLNRENELTQGVSSTKVYTQMNIPSGTTIDWFASNDGGSTWEPMSIQTTREIDQEWTEYTLTRTFTDPSGTKVRYKAEMTGNNLVYPRIHTLGATLS
- a CDS encoding MerC domain-containing protein, encoding MNLHLKKVGLAGSLFTLLCCLGFGPLIALLSAIGAGFLVNDVVLAPLLVVFLVIGGIGIGVTYRRHRLIGPLVVHISGAVAVFMFTFVLFVTPLVWLGVAGLIAASLWDFALGRRVH